Part of the Vigna angularis cultivar LongXiaoDou No.4 chromosome 1, ASM1680809v1, whole genome shotgun sequence genome, tttcattttcaaaaactaatatttcaatttcaactcagaaaaaaaaagagttccTTTGagttaattttcaaaatagaatGAAACTTGAAAAATGAATAGAAACAAAACAAATCTATGTTGTactttcttctttatcttcatgaaacaaaataactgaaagataaatataattaagggttaaatatgtttttagtctcttaaCTATCAAGCGTTTTTGGGCTTAGTCCTTCTTCCAAACTTTACTTCACTGTCATCTTTttccttaaggaaactataatatttAGTCATTCATGACCAATGACGTTAATTTTTTCTTAGGTTGCTAACGATGTGCCACATCACTTTTCCTTTTGTTGAAACATGACAATCCTTCCTTCATGCATCTTCACGTTGAGGCTTATCTCCTTCCCTTATTCATCTCCATCATGGAGGTCACGATTGGTTCTATGCGTGATAGGGCTTATCTACGACGGCGGTTTGGGTTTGTTATGTAAGTGCGAATGGGAACCTGAAGATTGAAGCTTTCGTGAGAGGGTTTTGAAATGCGATTTAGGGTTGTTGCATTGGATTCTATGGCGGTTGGCGGCGATGGCGGCTTGCGCAATAGGATGCTCACGATTGAGTGGTGCTAGTGCTAAAACAAGGAACACTCCAAGTGCTTCCTCGCACAGGCACCCTCTAACGGTGCTACAATTGTAGTACCCACTACCGTAGTAGATCCTTAGCCTGGTTCGAATCAGCCTCAACATTCTCAAATTGCTTTTGGTTATGGTGGTGAATCAACTTCTTTGAAATCATATGGTATTAGTAGGGGTGGGAGAAGTTTCAACATCAATCAGAATTTGGCATCTAATGTGGTGGCAGAGAAAGAATACATAGAACCATGACTACTACAGTAATTATCCAGTAACTCTTCCTATGAGAGAGGCTATATTTTGGAAATCTAGAGCTTTTTGATGAGGAGGAATTTGAAGAGGTTGCAAAGTCCAAAACATATGATGAAGATGCATCAAATTTAGCAATGAAGTTAAGCCTTTTGGAGGGAAACCTAAAgacaaatatattattgattaaattgCCTTCAAAACTGCCTATGGTTATACAATCAACTGAGATTGAAGCCATAATTGGCCTAGTGTTGTGGCATTTTGTCATGAGAAGTTTTTTGGAGTTTCCTTTATTTGTAACAAAACAATCTTATGAAGTATAATATGGAAACAAATAGCCAATAGGCAGTTGAAAATGAATCTCAAGCATAATTGTTTGCTTCATAATTGGAAGAGTAAAAGAAAGTTTACATGATTAAACGATAAAGGTTAATTGAGAGAAAAGCAACAATTATTATAAGTGTACAATGTTGTAGATAATTTATTGGctttagatatttttatgattaaggatgaatattttatttagatagaAAAGAATACGAGTCCTTCTGGTTGTGCATGAGAAGCATAGTAGAATCCACTAGCATGGTTTAATAAGCTCAGGGAGTGAAATCAAACggtggaaaaaaataatatgaattaatttGGTCTTTGAAGTAGGAAAGTGAAAACGGGGCTCCAGATCCACTACACCACGTTGGTTAGGATTTCATCAAATTGAAGCTAGGTTTAGGTACCAGATTGCATAGTGTGTCTTACCCACCATgtgatatatattatgtttatagAGAAACCATTGTTATAGGCTTATataattcctcaaaattaattttcaataccCTTTTATTTGAACAGGTTTTAATTGAGGTGggactttaattaaaaaaactgttgttgtttttgttagGATTTGAAAATGTCAATGGCAAGCGAATCAAGCTGGATAGGGAGGAAGCTAGTGAAACATATCGGGGGAATGTCCGATGCTCTATCAattgttgttgattttggtTTCTCCATGTTCCCTCCCCGATCCCAGGTACCATATTGTCTTTGCAAACATTTATAGTTTGAATTTattgaaaatcataaaattatgtAGGTCTTACTAATCTAATGAACCTTACCGATGCttctgtattttttaataaatattaaccaGTAGAAGGGTGCTGTTAGCACTCGTCTATTTTTTTCATCCAATGTGAATTCAATCTAAAGCATTGGGGCCAACACAAGCCTTCAAAATGGGACTCCAAATCCACTGCACCACgaactttcttctctttctacTGTTGATATTGAACATTTTTCATTCTCCATCTTTCATAACAAACCCAATGTAACCACCTCCACCACTCGTTTCGTACAAGTCCTCGCAAAGATCACCAATCTCAATGGGTGAAGTGGGGTCCTCACCGACGTACCAGACGCTCACCTTCGGGCACTGATTGTTAGAGTTCCCAACCCAGGCATATGAGAGGGTGTAACTGACCTTGGAGGGGATGGTGAAGCAGTGGAAGCCGCAAACCGCGACAAAAGTCCTCCACGGTGACGTCCTCGAACGTGAGGATCAGGTAGATTCCGTTGCGATGATCGACGAGAAGGTTCTACGATTGGGGCCACTTGCCGTATCAAATGAGGTGAATGTTGATCGGGAAAGACAACACCAACACCATATGATATTTGAGTTTCACCAACTCCGAGACCCTCGAATCGCTTGGAGGAAAAAAGGGTTCGAAGGGGTGAGACTTACGGGTTGAAGAAAGTTTAGAGGATGATGGATACGAATAAGAGAGGGAGAAAAGCCTCAACATGAAGATGCAGGAAGGAAGGATTAACACGTttcagaaaaaggaaaagtgatGTGACACAccttgagaaaaaaattaacatcgtTGGTTATGGAAGACTAAATATTACCTTTTCCTTAGGAAAAATGATGAAAGTGaaacaaagtttgaaaaatgGACTAAACCCAAAAACGTTTGATAGTTGATGGACTAAAGACATATTTAACCATATAATTAATGAATTCGTGTTTTATTGTTAAAGGTTAGATGAATCAAACAagttaatttagaaaatataaaaatatcttaattttttcttctatacaTCTCACCagttatttattctttattatattttaataaatgtgcGTGTGTATAAAAGGAATTGCAAAAATTTTGGGAGAGCCACATGATCCTTGTGTCCctataatttaagaaattatacaccctattttaaaatttaagaaattaataacaatttataaGCAACCTATTCaggtaaaattaaattgaaaaaggaaaaagaaaacaactcaTAATGATAATCAGCTTTCTTtagttttgttatgtttttgtgttGAAGGATCATCAGATGTAGAATCCTGACCAAGACATTTGAGGAATGCTTTTTTGGCCAAGTTGAAATAATAACAAGGGTGGAGAAAATATAGGGACGAAGTTGAAGCTTCTCCCTCTGCaatctcttctctcacaatttctctgcTTCCATTGCTTACTATCTCACTTTTAATACTTGCATTTTCCTGccaaaaacattattatatcATGTCAATTCAATTACTCAGGATATTCATTCAACActtctaaaataacaaacactACTCggcaaaaaggaaaacaaaaagacATTACTCTGAGTATTCTATGCAGCAACTAATTGAAAAGagacaaaataatttatcagtCGTCCTTTAGAAAAATGAATGTGCATTATTCAGAATCCTTCAGCATAATCATCTTTATCTTCCATGTTATTCTCAAACAATATAGAAAGTCTTTTGTCAATTTCAAACTCTAGACTGAGTTTTTTTAGGAGACAAGTTAACCATGTTGCTATCATAAGAGTTCTTCTTTTCCAgaaaaaagaacaattagaaAAGTCAAATTTACGATTTGGAAAGAAGTAATAACACTGACTACATACATGCTCTTCCTCAACAGAAAACCAACCAGGTTTGACTGTACAACTTTTGAAGTAATATTAAAGCTTTCAACACCAACCAATAATTAAATGTACACATTATTGGGTGCTGTCAAATTAACAGAGCTAAGTAAATATTGTCGGTGGAATGAAATGAATGAATAGAAACATGGAAGAGTCAATTTTGAACTGGAGTAGGGATACTTTGGTTGGTGGCCTCAAGCAAATGGCAAGAGAACCTTGTTTTCAAGCCATCATAATTTCCCTGCTAGCCAAAATATTGCCTATTTTGACTTTAAAATacatgttttgaatattttttctgAGATGAAAACGTTAATCAGACAAGAGAAACTTGGTACAGTTTTATAGGTGTTGTTGACACTGGTCTTTAgacaaaattagaatttaatcTTGATAGCTTACATTggcatttcataaaaaattcaGTAATTGGAATGTTAAGGTAAAAATCCAATTTTAGCAAGAGAGAACAACATTAAAAACACTCAGAAAATTACATCTGAAATTTGTCTAAAATCATTGCATTTAGAAGAAAGATAATCAAATTCGGCATTAAGGGGGAGAACGAGGGGTGAGCTGAAAGTTCTCTCTGGGATTTTGATTATCATAATTCAAAACATCAGAACATTTTAGTCAAATCAGTTTCTTGCTTTCTTCTCCTAATTAGAAACAGTTGCTACGTACCAACCTAGAACTTTGTTATCCATGAAACCTAGAATCATATTTGCAAACATGTTACTGATCCACATCAGAGTCCTCCATTTCCAAATTCATAGAACAGTCTAAATACTAAATGCAATTAAAATCCAACAATGAGAGGAGTATTGAAACAATAAACTCCCAAAAGATCAACAACCTAGATAGATTTATCAGAAGAAAAGACCAACAACAGAAGCCTAATATGAACTTTAACAAACCAACATGAAATTGTCAGAAGACATCAAACAacctaagaaaataaaaacgaaacaaAGCCGGAATCTTAGATTTGTTTCTTTGAGAAGATCTCAGGTTTCACCCTTAGCTTTGTTAGAAAGGTAAAAACATAGAAGAGGTTAGAGGAGCAAGATGACATCTTTATTCGTTGGGAAACATAAGAATCCAAAAGggtaaaagaaaaaagcaaGAAAGGGAAATGGGTGTACCGGGGTGGTCTGAAGACGGTTGGTGACGGCGGTGGAGTGGTAGTTGGAgggttgttgttgatgttgttgagTGGTGGAGGCAGTGGGAGCAATAGAGGGGTGAGAGGGATCTAAAGCAATGATGGAGAAGCCAAATAGAAGggcaagaagaagaagcaagaccAAAAGTTGAATCCAAATGAGCCATGGGACACTCAAAGTCTCTATATTCAGCCCCTCTCCAAAATCCAACATAGTAGATTAGATATAAAAGAtgttagagagagagagtgtgtgtCCCTGTTTTTTTAGAATC contains:
- the LOC108340064 gene encoding uncharacterized protein LOC108340064 produces the protein MLDFGEGLNIETLSVPWLIWIQLLVLLLLLALLFGFSIIALDPSHPSIAPTASTTQQHQQQPSNYHSTAVTNRLQTTPENASIKSEIVSNGSREIVREEIAEGEASTSSLYFLHPCYYFNLAKKAFLKCLGQDSTSDDPSTQKHNKTKES